DNA sequence from the Leptospira limi genome:
TACAATAGAATATGAAGTTTCTAAAAATAGATTAAATCAAATCAAAACCATTACGTCCCTCACCGACATAAACGAATTGGACTATGAAGTACCAGAACTACGCGCAATTTCTCTTTACTTAGAAAAAAGCCATAGACATCCCTTCTGTGAAAATAACTTAATCATCGAAACTTCCAATGAAAACTACAAAATCCCCACAAGCAATGGAATCACACTCATCAAAAAGCTAAACGAAATCTTTCTAAAACACAATCCAGATATTGTTTTATCATCTTTTGGTGACCAAGTCATTTTTCCCTATTTATTCAAAACAGCTCAAGAAAACCACCTAACAACAGAATTCGATAGAGATAAAACAAGTTTGATTCGGCGTTCCATCCAAACACAGGGAACAAGTTTCAATACTTACGGAACCATAGTGTATAGAGCACCTTCCTATCCATTGTTTGGTAGATGGCATATCGATTCCCGAAATAGTTTTGTATACAAAGAAGCCGAACTAATCGGAATCATTGAGCTTTCTCGTATTTCTAGATTACCTGTTCAAAAAATGGCAAGAGCTTCCACAGGAAAAGCACTCACTTACATTGAGGTTGATGTTGCCCTTCGTATGAACTACCTTGTTCCTTGGCAAAAAAGTGCTCTTGAATCAGAAAAATCTGCCTTGCAGTTGTTAAATGCTGATAAAGGAGGTCTTGTTTTCCAAGCCGATATATCAAATGGATTTGTGTTAGAAAACGTAGCCCAACTTGATTTTTCCCAAATGTACCCCAGTATCATGGTAACTCATAACATCTCGCCTGAAACCATCAACTGTCTCTGTTGCGAAAACTCAACCGACATAGAAAGGGTTCCTTCACTTGGTTATCGAATTTGTTCGAAAAGGAAAGGCATCGTTTCGGAAGCATTGGCTCACATAGTCCAAAGACGTAATCACTATAAAGAACAAAAAAAAAACAATCATCCCAATGCCATTAACATCCAATCAAAACAATCAAGTTTAAAATGGATGTTAGTTACCTCCTTTGGTTATTTAGGTTATCGAAATGCAAAATTTGGGAAACTCGAAAGCCATGAAGCTGTTACCGCTTTTGGCCGAGAAAAACTGATCACCGCCAAAGAAGTATCAGAAGAATATAATTACAAGGTTGTACATGGAATCACAGATAGTATCTTCATTCAGAAAAAGGATCATAGTTCCATTACAAAAGAAGACCTAACATTCCTTTGTTTAGAAATTGAAAAGCGCACGAAGATACGGATGGAAGTAGAAGGAATTTATTCTTGGATATGTTTTCCACCTTCTACACAAGATGAAAAACTACCAGTAGCAAACCGTTATATGGGAAGATTTACCAATGGTCAATTCAAAGGCAGAGGCATCATCACAAGAAGGAAAGACTTTCCAAAATTAATTCGTGATGCACAAAACCAAATGATCCAATGGATGTGCCAATTC
Encoded proteins:
- a CDS encoding DNA polymerase domain-containing protein: METYNGYLFDIYHSEQKIYIWIKSNSGELKLFVDEYFPVIYANASPTILKKLVKRLYELDALAEIPNFTEKILFYQNKKIPVLKLVISKPQLLPKITNKLFNLYGKYDIYHSDIEITTGYMVEKKIYPLCYVTIEYEVSKNRLNQIKTITSLTDINELDYEVPELRAISLYLEKSHRHPFCENNLIIETSNENYKIPTSNGITLIKKLNEIFLKHNPDIVLSSFGDQVIFPYLFKTAQENHLTTEFDRDKTSLIRRSIQTQGTSFNTYGTIVYRAPSYPLFGRWHIDSRNSFVYKEAELIGIIELSRISRLPVQKMARASTGKALTYIEVDVALRMNYLVPWQKSALESEKSALQLLNADKGGLVFQADISNGFVLENVAQLDFSQMYPSIMVTHNISPETINCLCCENSTDIERVPSLGYRICSKRKGIVSEALAHIVQRRNHYKEQKKNNHPNAINIQSKQSSLKWMLVTSFGYLGYRNAKFGKLESHEAVTAFGREKLITAKEVSEEYNYKVVHGITDSIFIQKKDHSSITKEDLTFLCLEIEKRTKIRMEVEGIYSWICFPPSTQDEKLPVANRYMGRFTNGQFKGRGIITRRKDFPKLIRDAQNQMIQWMCQFKTIAEMQKKESEIMKIFYRHDNKLVTGDLNWKDLVIQKSTSMEPEDYSVDAPSTIAVKDLLGMGVRVQAGEKIKYIVINQKSEKKGERYLTLERMEKKINHNEKTNSTRKETKMEPPPTINSEINRFTNQTQKADEIATHPSSQTREKKNRISANTTISHSNGIDQILSNPQNKSTNWIPNLKQMSNQTPKYDEKYYRNLLVKCFKEIWIGISTFKNFDILISEETFLPFSFQKDENYSKTINKTNSIFIA